One window of Chloroflexus aggregans DSM 9485 genomic DNA carries:
- a CDS encoding DedA family protein, whose translation MGRILEQLGLWIESIILAIGYPGITLVMLAENLFPPIPSELVMPFAGFLVGRGEMNLFLAIGAGTLGSVLGAIVLYYIGMLAGEPLVRPFFRHYGRFFLLSEQDLDKALNAFTTYGDVIVLGGRVIPIIRSLISLPAGMNRMPMGRFLIFTTLGSAVWTSLLTIGGVILGANWEFVIEIVDQYQKLVLVVLTMGAVVFVVQRLRSLRRVALSRSE comes from the coding sequence ATGGGACGTATTCTCGAACAACTCGGTCTTTGGATAGAAAGCATCATTCTTGCCATTGGCTACCCCGGCATCACGCTGGTCATGTTGGCCGAAAATCTCTTTCCGCCAATCCCGTCTGAGTTGGTGATGCCGTTTGCCGGCTTTCTCGTTGGGCGGGGTGAGATGAACCTGTTTCTGGCAATTGGTGCCGGAACGCTCGGTTCGGTGCTCGGCGCAATTGTACTCTATTATATCGGTATGCTGGCCGGTGAGCCATTGGTTCGTCCTTTCTTCCGTCACTATGGTCGTTTTTTTCTCCTCTCTGAGCAAGACCTCGATAAAGCACTAAATGCTTTTACCACCTACGGTGATGTGATCGTGCTTGGAGGCCGTGTGATTCCGATCATTCGCAGCCTCATCTCGTTGCCTGCCGGAATGAATCGCATGCCCATGGGGCGCTTTTTGATCTTTACAACTCTTGGTTCAGCCGTTTGGACATCATTATTGACAATTGGTGGCGTCATCCTTGGGGCAAACTGGGAGTTTGTGATCGAAATAGTCGATCAGTACCAGAAGCTGGTATTGGTGGTATTGACAATGGGAGCGGTGGTCTTTGTGGTGCAGCGATTACGCAGCTTGCGCCGAGTTGCACTGAGCCGTAGCGAATGA
- a CDS encoding sensor histidine kinase, which translates to MNDHAVRSPSRYDPVLTSLSPLTVTERALCRAVAPLVPAATWLVIGPVMWSVAQGTAQPTPMWPLPTQHVIIGETPSLHGLREFADHWQPLVVHGRLIGGLLVPGVMPDVSPLLEQIAPLVDALFYRRMMTRHVIWQHLLSQLMVRYAAGEERTVLWAEVVARSVGQTLPLPDRVNTVVPTRPLWPDAARFVELATAILHPDVIQARVLGLATAGVAHDINNLLTVILGRAQLLELDAEGEQRIDLQMIATAAEVGAMSARRLQRFAQLESLHIQPVDLVEIARLAIDTATHKLAHHAALTITESLSTLPVAAGETNLLYTALTALIVAAAQANPDGGVIQVGSGFDERFVWIEVADPGLPPDSDLHSVSIQTQRAHTIELAIARQTARVHGGQLQIEVNTLRGTVIRLMIPRLRREA; encoded by the coding sequence ATGAATGACCATGCTGTCCGTTCACCTTCTCGGTATGATCCTGTCCTTACTTCACTTTCGCCACTGACGGTGACGGAACGAGCATTGTGTCGGGCAGTAGCACCACTAGTACCCGCGGCAACATGGTTAGTTATCGGTCCGGTTATGTGGTCGGTGGCACAGGGCACAGCCCAACCAACACCGATGTGGCCCTTGCCGACTCAGCACGTGATTATCGGTGAGACACCATCGTTACACGGACTAAGAGAGTTCGCCGATCATTGGCAACCGTTGGTTGTGCATGGGCGACTGATCGGTGGTTTGCTCGTTCCAGGGGTAATGCCCGATGTATCGCCCCTGCTTGAACAGATCGCACCCCTCGTTGATGCCCTGTTCTATCGCCGTATGATGACGCGGCATGTGATCTGGCAACACTTACTTTCACAACTGATGGTGCGTTATGCCGCCGGTGAAGAGCGAACGGTGTTGTGGGCTGAAGTCGTCGCGCGTAGTGTTGGGCAAACTCTGCCCCTGCCTGACCGCGTGAATACGGTCGTACCGACGCGACCATTATGGCCTGATGCGGCCCGTTTCGTCGAATTGGCAACGGCGATATTGCATCCCGACGTAATCCAGGCGCGTGTACTGGGTTTGGCAACTGCAGGGGTTGCCCACGACATTAATAACCTGCTGACGGTCATTTTGGGTCGAGCACAGTTACTCGAACTCGACGCTGAAGGTGAGCAACGGATCGATCTCCAGATGATTGCCACGGCTGCTGAAGTTGGTGCAATGAGTGCGCGTCGCTTGCAGCGCTTTGCACAGCTCGAATCACTCCACATCCAGCCGGTTGATCTGGTAGAAATTGCGCGGTTGGCGATAGATACTGCTACCCACAAGTTGGCTCACCACGCTGCGCTCACTATTACCGAGTCATTGAGCACCTTACCGGTTGCTGCCGGCGAAACCAATCTGCTCTACACCGCACTCACCGCTCTTATCGTTGCAGCGGCGCAGGCGAATCCAGACGGTGGGGTTATTCAGGTTGGCAGTGGTTTTGACGAGCGATTTGTCTGGATTGAAGTTGCCGATCCTGGCTTACCACCGGATAGTGACCTCCATAGTGTTTCGATCCAAACACAACGAGCGCATACCATCGAGTTAGCAATTGCTCGCCAAACTGCTCGTGTCCACGGAGGACAATTACAGATCGAGGTGAATACACTGCGAGGTACGGTGATCAGGTTGATGATCCCTCGCTTGAGAAGAGAGGCTTGA
- a CDS encoding NUDIX hydrolase → MPPWQLRKREVILHQPPFLTVERHHVVLPDGREIPDWQWIITPEYVNVVAITPDHRFVLFRQEKYAVEGLSLAPVGGYLEPGEDPLAAAQRELREESGYTASDWEHLGRYAVDGNRGAGVAHLYLARGATFVGKGASDDLEAQELVLLTVDAVRQALAAGEFKVLAWATVVALALLRLPEYG, encoded by the coding sequence ATGCCACCATGGCAATTACGCAAACGGGAAGTCATTTTGCACCAACCACCGTTTTTGACGGTCGAACGCCATCACGTCGTTCTTCCCGATGGTCGTGAGATTCCGGATTGGCAGTGGATTATCACACCGGAATATGTGAATGTCGTTGCAATCACACCTGACCATCGGTTTGTTCTTTTTCGGCAGGAGAAATACGCGGTCGAGGGTTTGTCGCTGGCGCCGGTCGGGGGCTATCTTGAACCCGGTGAAGACCCATTGGCAGCAGCGCAACGCGAACTCCGCGAAGAAAGTGGCTATACTGCGAGTGATTGGGAACATCTCGGTCGTTATGCGGTAGACGGGAATCGCGGCGCCGGTGTAGCCCATCTGTACTTAGCGCGTGGCGCGACATTCGTGGGTAAAGGCGCGAGCGATGATCTTGAAGCGCAGGAATTGGTTTTGTTGACGGTTGATGCGGTACGGCAGGCCCTGGCTGCCGGTGAGTTTAAGGTGTTGGCATGGGCGACAGTCGTCGCTCTGGCCTTGTTGCGTTTACCAGAGTATGGCTAA
- the trmB gene encoding tRNA (guanine(46)-N(7))-methyltransferase TrmB, producing the protein MGRGRYPARLKVTVPPPEIAARYYRSWPAHELYHHPDRFPLLNAESLFGRNAPLTLELGCATGEYICTLATAQPDACFVGVDIVAKPLYRAVERAVELGLENIIFLQADARLLYQRIPDCVLTTIILHFPPPLLRNRQRNQLLVSAQMLGCAERSLVPGGYLSFLTDHPDLFSLMQELLPAFPRLRGLPASPSELAVFESHYHRRWAARGREIRGLRIERIAEE; encoded by the coding sequence ATGGGTCGAGGTCGTTATCCTGCACGTTTAAAGGTCACAGTACCACCGCCGGAGATAGCTGCACGCTATTATCGTTCGTGGCCGGCCCATGAACTCTATCACCATCCTGACCGCTTTCCGTTGCTGAATGCTGAGAGTCTGTTTGGGCGTAATGCACCGCTGACGCTCGAGTTGGGTTGTGCAACCGGTGAATACATCTGCACTCTGGCCACAGCACAGCCAGATGCCTGTTTTGTCGGGGTTGATATTGTTGCCAAACCGCTTTACCGAGCGGTGGAACGAGCAGTTGAGTTAGGTTTGGAGAATATCATCTTTCTACAAGCCGATGCACGTCTCCTCTACCAGCGTATTCCCGATTGCGTCCTGACGACGATCATTCTCCACTTTCCACCGCCACTGTTACGCAACCGACAACGCAATCAACTGCTCGTTTCGGCGCAGATGCTGGGCTGCGCCGAGCGTTCGCTCGTGCCGGGTGGGTATCTCAGTTTTCTGACCGACCATCCAGACCTCTTCAGCCTGATGCAAGAATTGCTGCCCGCCTTCCCGCGGTTGCGCGGATTACCCGCTTCACCGAGTGAGTTGGCCGTGTTCGAGTCACATTATCACCGGCGTTGGGCAGCACGGGGGCGCGAGATTCGTGGGTTGCGGATCGAGCGTATCGCGGAGGAGTAA
- a CDS encoding YkgJ family cysteine cluster protein has translation MPGMPNGKPAGVRCVQLTTDNRCALYGKPERPAICVRLRPHPDMCGNDADEALRLLTALELSTQPER, from the coding sequence ATACCGGGTATGCCGAATGGTAAGCCTGCCGGTGTACGCTGTGTTCAACTAACTACCGACAATCGCTGTGCGTTGTATGGTAAACCCGAACGTCCGGCAATCTGTGTTCGTCTACGACCACATCCCGACATGTGCGGTAACGATGCTGATGAAGCACTTCGTTTGCTGACGGCACTCGAGTTATCAACGCAACCTGAAAGATGA
- a CDS encoding LrgB family protein translates to MDDRIFSIWVYLAQTPLLWLTTTIAIYRLMTIISRKLGSPPFLNPVLLSIIALVSILLVTDTPYATYFDGAQFVHFLLGPATVALAIPLYEAERVLRRIMWPALIGLFVGSATGITAAVLIGRLMGLSEATLRSLAPKSITTPIAMGIAEQLGGLPSLTAVIVIVTGMVGALFGWELLSLVGVRDDSERGFALGLASHGLGTARSLQFSSEAGALAGLAMGLNGALTSLLAPLLARWLGL, encoded by the coding sequence ATGGATGACCGAATTTTTTCAATCTGGGTATATTTAGCCCAAACTCCACTGCTCTGGCTCACCACGACCATCGCCATCTATCGCCTCATGACGATTATCAGCCGCAAATTGGGTTCACCGCCGTTCCTCAATCCTGTTCTCTTATCAATTATTGCGCTGGTCAGTATCTTGCTTGTCACCGACACCCCGTATGCCACCTACTTCGACGGTGCCCAGTTCGTCCACTTTCTGCTTGGACCGGCGACGGTTGCACTGGCCATTCCGCTCTACGAAGCTGAACGAGTGCTTCGTCGGATAATGTGGCCGGCGCTCATTGGTCTCTTCGTCGGTTCGGCGACCGGTATCACTGCGGCCGTCCTCATTGGCAGGCTCATGGGGCTATCTGAAGCAACATTACGTTCCCTCGCACCCAAATCGATCACGACACCCATTGCGATGGGCATTGCCGAACAACTAGGCGGCCTACCCTCACTGACGGCCGTTATTGTCATCGTCACCGGTATGGTGGGGGCGCTGTTCGGCTGGGAACTACTCAGCCTGGTAGGTGTCCGCGATGATAGTGAACGAGGCTTTGCCCTGGGCTTAGCCTCACACGGTCTGGGCACCGCACGTTCCCTGCAATTCAGCAGTGAAGCAGGGGCCTTAGCCGGTTTGGCGATGGGGTTAAACGGCGCACTAACGTCGCTCCTCGCGCCATTACTGGCACGCTGGCTCGGATTATGA
- a CDS encoding CidA/LrgA family protein — protein sequence MMIDALLGILLCQLIGEVISRGLRLPVPGPVVGMLLLFAILRWRGGPPPQLSTTAHGLLAHLPLLFVPAGVGVIVHIPLLIREGLPLFAAIIVSTIITLLVTGLTVHWLYRRK from the coding sequence ATGATGATCGATGCATTACTTGGGATTTTACTCTGCCAACTCATCGGTGAAGTGATTAGTCGTGGGCTTCGTCTACCGGTACCCGGCCCGGTAGTCGGTATGCTGTTGCTCTTTGCCATTTTACGCTGGCGCGGTGGGCCACCACCCCAACTCAGCACCACTGCCCACGGCCTGCTCGCCCACCTTCCCCTGCTGTTCGTCCCTGCTGGAGTTGGGGTTATCGTGCATATACCGTTACTCATTCGCGAAGGATTGCCGTTATTCGCCGCAATTATCGTCTCAACGATAATTACACTACTCGTAACCGGCCTGACCGTCCATTGGCTGTACCGGAGAAAGTGA
- the der gene encoding ribosome biogenesis GTPase Der codes for MPKPIVAIVGRPNVGKSTFFNRLIGERRAIVEDIPGTTRDRLYGDTFWNGREFTVVDTAGLLFGDEDPSLPEVEIARRTRVQAEHAIAEADAIIFMVDGRDGLTTADADVADILRTTAKPVVLAVNKCDSQERMLDAVEFYALNLGDPIPMSAFHGLGTGDVLDRLTEYFPPKTFEKDEERHLRVAIVGRPNVGKSSLLNRLLGKERSVVSPIPGTTRDPIDTTITYYGEPITLIDTAGIRRAGKIERGIEKYSVLRTLRAIERCDVAMLLVDATEGVTAQDTHIAGMVIEAKKGLILVVNKWDAITKDSQTYYEFEHRVREAFKFVDYAPIVFISALTGQRVSHLLDYAREIYAQRQKRIPTSELNNFLREVVVQQPPMAVKKGAHLRLYYAVQPQTEPPVFLFFANDSELVHWSYARYLENRLRERYGFQGTPIVIVFRSRERKEER; via the coding sequence ATGCCAAAACCGATTGTGGCCATTGTGGGCCGTCCGAACGTAGGAAAATCAACCTTCTTCAACCGCTTGATCGGCGAGCGGCGGGCGATTGTGGAAGATATTCCCGGCACAACCCGTGACCGGCTGTACGGTGATACCTTCTGGAACGGACGTGAGTTTACCGTCGTCGATACCGCCGGTCTACTGTTTGGTGACGAAGATCCTTCTCTGCCTGAAGTGGAGATCGCTCGTCGTACCCGTGTCCAAGCCGAACACGCGATTGCCGAGGCCGACGCGATCATCTTCATGGTCGACGGGCGTGATGGTCTAACGACGGCTGATGCTGACGTAGCCGATATTTTGCGTACAACTGCAAAGCCGGTTGTGTTGGCAGTGAATAAATGCGATAGCCAGGAGCGCATGCTCGATGCCGTTGAGTTCTATGCGCTGAATCTGGGTGATCCGATCCCAATGAGTGCCTTCCACGGGCTTGGTACCGGCGATGTTCTCGACCGCTTGACTGAGTATTTTCCGCCCAAGACATTCGAGAAGGATGAGGAGCGTCATCTGCGGGTGGCGATTGTTGGTCGCCCCAACGTTGGTAAGTCTTCGTTGCTGAATCGTCTGCTCGGCAAAGAGCGCAGTGTGGTCAGTCCAATTCCCGGTACGACGCGCGATCCGATTGATACAACAATTACCTATTATGGCGAACCGATCACCCTGATCGATACCGCCGGGATTCGGCGTGCCGGTAAAATCGAGCGCGGGATTGAAAAGTACAGCGTATTGCGCACCTTGCGTGCAATTGAGCGGTGCGATGTTGCGATGTTACTCGTCGACGCGACCGAAGGTGTTACCGCTCAAGATACACATATCGCCGGCATGGTGATCGAAGCGAAAAAAGGTTTGATCTTGGTAGTCAATAAGTGGGATGCGATCACCAAAGATTCGCAAACCTACTACGAATTTGAACACCGAGTACGCGAAGCGTTTAAGTTTGTCGACTATGCACCGATCGTCTTTATCTCGGCATTGACCGGTCAGCGGGTCAGCCATTTGCTCGATTATGCACGTGAGATCTACGCTCAGCGCCAGAAACGGATACCGACGAGCGAACTGAACAACTTTTTGCGTGAGGTGGTTGTCCAACAGCCGCCGATGGCTGTCAAGAAGGGCGCCCATCTCCGTTTATACTATGCGGTACAGCCCCAAACTGAGCCGCCGGTGTTTCTCTTCTTCGCCAACGATAGCGAATTGGTTCACTGGTCGTATGCCCGTTATCTTGAGAATCGTCTGCGTGAGCGCTATGGCTTTCAGGGTACGCCGATTGTTATTGTCTTCCGCTCGCGTGAGCGCAAGGAGGAACGTTGA
- the glgX gene encoding glycogen debranching protein GlgX — protein MRITDVWPGRPYPLGATWDGEGVNFAIFSAHATRVELCLFDRLDALHEAVRITLPERSADIWHGYIPGLRPGQLYGYRVYGPYTPQQGHRFNPYKLLIDPYARALAGQLRWDKANYGYRVDSPYGDLTIGKRDSAPYVPRSVVIDPQFDWGNDRPPDIPLADSVIYELHVKGFTKLHPAVPEALRGTYAGLATPAVIAYLKELGVTAVELLPVQAFITDQFLTDRGLTNYWGYQPINYFSPEPRYASQSDPQAQVNEFKAMVKALHAAGIEVIIDVVYNHTGEGNHLGPTLSFRGIDNASYYRLVPDQPRFYLDDTGTGNSLNMNNPRALQIVLDSLRYWVTEMHVDGFRFDLARTLVRGPAGSEQPSPFLTMVQQDPVLQRVKLIAEPWDVGFDGYWVGRFPPPWAEWNGRYRDTVRRFWKGDPGQAAEFASRFMGSMDLYHHNGRRPYHSINFVTAHDGFTLRDLVSYNEKHNEANGEENRDGDSHNNSWNCGVEGPTDDPDIRALRLRQMMNFIATLFLSQGTPMVLAGDERGRTQQGNNNAYCQDNPISWVDWQSDPEAELLLAFTRRLIAFRRQHPVLRRRRFFVGHLANAEYDVEWLSPDGQEVSAELWQQPDVHCIGVLLNGAVIDDRTEDGQPIRDDVLLVLVNAGNEEVPFILPDWPDDAEWHVVIDTAYPDLHEPVRVTDQLYHIKPRALAVLIERIERDPPVHIDQTTL, from the coding sequence ATGCGCATTACCGATGTTTGGCCTGGTCGTCCGTATCCACTTGGGGCAACGTGGGACGGCGAGGGCGTCAATTTCGCTATCTTCTCGGCTCACGCAACGCGTGTCGAGTTGTGTCTGTTTGATCGTCTCGATGCCCTGCATGAGGCTGTCCGTATCACTCTTCCCGAACGGTCGGCTGATATATGGCACGGCTATATTCCGGGATTACGCCCCGGTCAGCTCTATGGATATCGAGTATACGGCCCCTATACGCCGCAACAGGGCCATCGCTTTAACCCGTATAAGCTCTTGATCGACCCCTATGCCCGTGCGTTGGCGGGTCAATTGCGGTGGGATAAGGCCAATTACGGCTATCGCGTTGATAGTCCGTATGGTGATTTGACCATTGGCAAGCGTGATAGCGCACCCTACGTCCCCCGCTCAGTTGTGATCGATCCTCAATTCGATTGGGGCAATGATCGACCACCGGATATTCCACTAGCCGATTCGGTGATCTATGAGCTGCACGTGAAAGGCTTTACCAAACTTCATCCCGCCGTACCAGAAGCATTGCGTGGGACGTATGCCGGTTTGGCAACACCGGCTGTGATTGCCTATCTGAAGGAACTAGGAGTCACGGCGGTTGAACTCTTGCCGGTGCAAGCGTTTATTACCGATCAGTTCCTTACCGATCGCGGTCTTACGAACTACTGGGGCTACCAACCGATCAATTACTTCAGCCCTGAACCGCGTTATGCCAGCCAGAGCGACCCACAAGCTCAAGTCAATGAATTCAAAGCGATGGTCAAAGCCCTGCACGCTGCCGGCATCGAAGTCATTATTGATGTCGTCTACAACCACACCGGCGAGGGTAACCATCTCGGCCCAACGCTCAGCTTCCGTGGCATTGATAATGCCTCATACTATCGGCTTGTCCCCGATCAGCCACGGTTCTACCTCGACGATACCGGTACCGGCAATAGTCTTAATATGAACAATCCACGTGCCTTGCAGATAGTCCTCGACTCGCTCCGTTATTGGGTGACCGAGATGCACGTCGATGGGTTTCGGTTTGATCTCGCCCGCACGCTCGTTCGTGGTCCGGCCGGTTCTGAACAACCTAGTCCGTTCTTGACCATGGTGCAGCAAGACCCGGTGCTGCAGCGCGTGAAACTTATCGCCGAACCGTGGGATGTTGGCTTTGATGGCTACTGGGTGGGTCGCTTCCCGCCACCGTGGGCCGAATGGAATGGTCGTTATCGTGATACGGTACGACGATTTTGGAAGGGTGATCCCGGTCAGGCTGCCGAATTTGCTTCGCGGTTTATGGGTTCGATGGATCTCTACCATCACAACGGGCGTCGGCCGTATCACTCGATCAACTTCGTCACTGCGCACGATGGTTTTACACTGCGCGATCTGGTTTCATACAACGAGAAGCATAACGAGGCCAATGGTGAAGAGAACCGCGATGGCGACTCACACAACAACTCGTGGAATTGCGGTGTTGAGGGACCAACCGATGACCCGGACATTCGCGCGCTGCGGTTGCGGCAGATGATGAACTTTATCGCTACGCTCTTTCTCTCGCAGGGGACACCGATGGTGCTGGCAGGTGACGAACGTGGACGGACGCAGCAGGGTAACAACAATGCGTACTGCCAAGACAACCCGATTTCGTGGGTGGATTGGCAATCCGATCCTGAGGCCGAGCTGCTGTTGGCGTTTACCCGTCGTCTGATCGCGTTCCGTCGTCAGCATCCCGTTTTGCGCCGACGACGCTTCTTCGTCGGTCACCTGGCGAATGCCGAGTACGATGTCGAATGGCTAAGCCCAGACGGGCAGGAGGTCAGCGCCGAGTTGTGGCAACAGCCCGATGTACACTGTATTGGTGTATTGTTGAACGGTGCCGTCATTGATGATCGTACCGAAGATGGTCAACCGATTCGTGACGATGTGTTGCTGGTATTAGTCAATGCCGGCAACGAGGAGGTGCCGTTTATCTTACCTGACTGGCCTGACGATGCTGAATGGCACGTTGTCATTGATACCGCATATCCCGATTTGCACGAACCGGTGCGGGTAACGGATCAGTTGTACCACATCAAGCCACGTGCGCTGGCGGTATTGATTGAGCGGATCGAACGGGATCCGCCGGTTCACATCGACCAAACAACCTTGTAG
- a CDS encoding PAS domain-containing protein, with protein sequence MERSEPLSASEHSTQETELAQQIADLQAEITRLRTQNRFLLAAVNEMASGMIVTDAGADQPIVFVNRAFSTITGYAPNEVLGRNCRFLQGPQTDAATVARLREAIAAARPIQERILNYRKDGQPFWNQLSISPVRDETGNVVAFVGVQTDVTAQVAVEQALAEREQLLRAVEKMASVGGWELDLATGTMVWSEEMFAIHELPVGDIPPSPELIDFYPAEVHHLINEVYERCLATGAEWDLALPFRTAKGNLRWVRSIGQPVWENGRIVKLRGTFQDITRTKENELALRASEQRYRMLADMLPGTIVLMFNTDFRLTLAAGPELARFGVTSAQLEGRLLPELLPEPHYSKLLPLCYEVLNGATHRIDYVVDHQVFDTTLLPIEITPGHVSGGLIVGRNITVERQIATDLLRAKEAAEQAERARTSFLAAISHEMRTPLNAVIASTEVLLRGGLTDEQRDFVETIRIGSESLLTLINNVLDLSKLEAGQVELEPKPTDLRAIITTVCELFRREAVRKGLHMGVRIDPALPPLVIVDGVRVRQIVTNLVSNAIKFTDHGSVSITVELLDVADDRCQVAIRVSDTGIGITSEHLPKLFQPFIRYRSEQVRRDGARLGLAISAQLASLMGGELRADSRLGEGSTFTLSLLMQRVVAPVEPSKSVGSPSSVQTPALHILVAEDNEINQQVALHLLRVLGHHVTVVANGREALHSVQHGQFDVVLMDLQMPEMDGEEVTRQIRALGNRIRQPRIIALTAYAFAGIRERCLAAGMDGFLNKPVRLQDLRDALHPPTDRRDQMAHSITTDEELVIDWATFNELLAALGGDQIEIRRTTCALIRHEFQQQLDQVTVAIARRDREQVRQIAHRLKGGARQVGAVLVAAAAQALERAATTDQPLEAFLSGLQQAVAETLRVLQVG encoded by the coding sequence ATGGAGCGTTCTGAACCCCTATCTGCTTCTGAGCACTCGACGCAAGAAACCGAACTCGCCCAGCAAATTGCCGATTTGCAAGCAGAAATTACTCGATTGCGTACCCAAAACCGGTTTCTCCTCGCTGCTGTTAACGAAATGGCGAGTGGGATGATCGTGACCGATGCCGGTGCCGATCAGCCAATTGTGTTCGTCAACCGGGCGTTCAGCACGATTACCGGCTATGCTCCCAATGAGGTTCTTGGCCGTAACTGCCGTTTTCTGCAAGGTCCACAGACCGACGCGGCAACGGTGGCTCGGCTACGTGAGGCGATTGCGGCGGCGCGCCCAATTCAGGAGCGTATCCTCAATTATCGTAAAGATGGGCAACCGTTTTGGAATCAGCTTTCGATCAGTCCGGTACGCGACGAGACCGGGAATGTTGTCGCGTTTGTCGGTGTGCAAACTGATGTAACGGCACAGGTTGCCGTTGAGCAGGCGCTTGCCGAGCGTGAACAGTTACTGCGCGCTGTGGAGAAGATGGCAAGCGTAGGTGGCTGGGAGCTTGATCTGGCAACGGGAACAATGGTTTGGTCGGAGGAGATGTTTGCCATTCACGAGTTGCCGGTCGGCGACATACCACCATCTCCTGAGTTGATAGATTTCTACCCTGCTGAAGTACATCATCTGATCAATGAAGTGTATGAACGGTGCCTTGCCACCGGGGCCGAATGGGATCTCGCCTTACCGTTTCGGACAGCAAAAGGCAATCTCCGTTGGGTGCGTTCGATCGGCCAGCCGGTCTGGGAGAATGGGCGCATAGTCAAGCTGCGCGGTACGTTTCAAGATATTACCCGCACCAAAGAGAATGAGCTAGCGCTTCGTGCGAGCGAACAGCGCTATCGCATGTTGGCCGACATGCTACCGGGTACCATCGTGTTGATGTTCAACACCGATTTCCGCCTTACGCTGGCTGCCGGTCCTGAATTAGCTCGCTTTGGCGTCACTTCAGCACAGCTTGAAGGTCGCTTGTTGCCTGAACTGCTTCCTGAACCGCACTATTCAAAATTACTACCCCTGTGTTATGAGGTCTTGAACGGTGCGACGCATCGCATCGATTACGTTGTCGACCATCAAGTGTTCGATACCACTTTACTTCCTATCGAGATCACACCAGGGCACGTAAGCGGTGGTCTGATTGTGGGTCGGAATATTACCGTCGAGCGACAGATCGCGACCGATTTACTGCGCGCCAAAGAAGCCGCTGAGCAGGCCGAACGTGCTCGAACCTCGTTTCTTGCCGCGATCAGCCACGAAATGCGGACACCGTTGAATGCGGTTATTGCGAGTACAGAGGTCTTGTTGCGGGGAGGCTTGACCGACGAGCAGCGCGACTTCGTCGAGACGATCCGGATCGGGAGTGAATCGCTCCTAACTCTTATCAATAACGTGCTTGACCTTTCCAAACTGGAGGCGGGGCAGGTAGAGCTAGAACCCAAACCGACCGATCTGCGGGCAATTATTACGACTGTATGTGAGTTGTTTCGCCGCGAGGCTGTGCGAAAAGGCTTGCACATGGGTGTCAGAATCGATCCTGCGCTTCCACCGTTGGTCATCGTTGATGGGGTGCGAGTACGCCAGATCGTGACAAATCTGGTCAGTAATGCAATAAAGTTCACCGATCATGGGAGTGTCTCGATAACAGTTGAGCTGCTTGATGTCGCCGATGACCGGTGTCAAGTAGCGATCAGGGTGAGTGATACCGGTATTGGGATCACATCCGAACATCTGCCTAAGCTCTTCCAGCCGTTTATCCGGTATCGTAGCGAACAAGTACGGCGTGATGGGGCCAGGTTGGGTTTGGCGATCAGTGCTCAATTGGCTTCCCTGATGGGTGGTGAGCTACGGGCCGATAGTCGTTTGGGTGAGGGTTCAACCTTTACTCTTAGCTTACTAATGCAACGTGTGGTAGCGCCGGTAGAACCGTCAAAGTCGGTAGGATCACCCTCGTCTGTTCAGACACCAGCACTGCACATCTTAGTGGCCGAGGATAACGAGATCAATCAGCAAGTGGCGTTGCATCTCCTACGGGTCTTGGGGCATCACGTGACGGTAGTTGCGAATGGTCGTGAAGCCTTACACTCCGTCCAACACGGCCAGTTTGATGTTGTGCTGATGGATTTGCAAATGCCGGAAATGGACGGGGAAGAAGTGACGCGCCAAATTCGTGCGCTTGGCAATCGTATCCGGCAACCACGGATTATCGCTCTCACCGCCTATGCCTTTGCCGGTATCCGTGAGCGTTGCCTGGCAGCCGGTATGGACGGTTTTCTCAATAAACCGGTTCGTTTACAAGATCTTCGCGATGCCTTACATCCACCCACCGACCGACGCGATCAGATGGCCCATAGTATCACTACAGATGAGGAGCTGGTGATCGATTGGGCAACGTTCAACGAGCTGTTGGCCGCACTCGGTGGTGATCAGATCGAGATAAGACGCACAACCTGTGCGCTGATCCGACACGAGTTCCAACAACAGCTCGATCAGGTAACTGTGGCCATTGCCCGGCGCGATCGTGAACAAGTACGACAGATAGCCCATCGTCTGAAAGGCGGTGCTCGTCAAGTTGGGGCAGTGCTGGTGGCAGCCGCAGCGCAGGCGCTCGAACGTGCAGCTACCACCGATCAGCCGCTTGAAGCCTTCTTGAGCGGCCTCCAGCAGGCGGTTGCCGAAACGCTGCGCGTATTGCAAGTTGGTTGA